A window of Flavobacterium branchiarum genomic DNA:
TTTAATAAAGCAACTGAAATGTATCAAGACGTTAAAATAATTGAACAAGTTGGTCATGGCTTAGTACAGTTAATTGAAAATGGAGATTTAAATTCTCCTGAAATGACACAACTGTTAGAATCTTATCTAAAACCAATGATTGAGGCGAATATTGATTATTTAGTATTAGGGTGCAGTCATTACCCCTATCTAATCCCTCAGATAGAAAAAATTCTACCCAAACACATTCATATAATTGACTCTGGCGAAGCAGTAGCCAAACAAACCCAAAATATATTACAAAAGAAAGTTGGCTTAAATGATGGAGTAGCAACTGAACCTATATTTTACAGCAATAGCAATCCGAAGGTTTTATCGGATATACTAGGTAATAAATACACCGTTTTAGAAAAAGATTTCTAATAATTAATCGAATATTCTTAACAAACCATATTTCGTCCAATGATAAATTGAGCGATAATTTGCGATATAAGAATTCCTACTATCGAAAGCCATAAAATACCTTCTTCAAAAGAAATTATAATTATTCTTCTCCTTCCTTAAACCAGCTCGAATACATTACATAATTATTAGAAATGCGTTCAATTTCGCCAGCAAAATTAGACTGATCGATATCCTTTACCTTCTTAGCAGGTACTCCCGCATATATACTCCCTGAAGCTACTATTGTATTTTGAGTTACAACAGCACCTGCTGCAACAATAGCATTGCTCTCGACAATACAATTATCCATTACAATTGCTCCCATTCCTATCAATACATTATCATGAATGGTACAACCATGAACAATCGCATTATGCCCTATAGAAACATTATTACCAATAATTGTTGGATGTTTTTGATAGGTACAATGAATAACAGCTCCATCTTGAATATTAACTTTATCACCTATTTTAATAAAATTAACATCACCTCTGATTACAGCATTGAACCAAACGCTACATGAATCTCCAAAAGAAACGTCTCCAACTATTGTAGCATTTTCGGCTACGTAGCAATCATTTGGAATATTAGGTGTTTTACCGTTTACAGATTTTATCAACATGTGTTTATTTTTTAAATGAATTTTATTAATTTATTGCTGGGCAATCGCAATCATATTTTTCACGCTTACAAAATAAGTTAATTCCCAAAGTAATTTGATGGTATGCGCCATTGTCAAATTTCACATTACCTGTGACTTGTGAATACGTATAAGCAAACATAAAGTTCTTGTAGTTAACCCCCAAAATAGGTGTTATGTATTGTAATTTTTGAGTAGAAACTCCTGAACCATTATAATATTGAGCGCCATCTAAACTTCTTCTATAGGATAATCCAGCCCAAAGGTTACCAAAATCCATATTCTTATACGCTTTTAGATTAAAATCAATTAACTTTTCTTTTGTCTTATCAAACAATTGAAAAAGAACTGAAGGCTCCCATAATAACTTTCTCTTATTTCCGAAAACATATCCTGCACTCAAAAGATATTTTCTGAGGTTATCACTTTCAAAATCGGTATATATTTGTCTTCTTGTCTCTACTGCACCTTGAACTGTAGCGTGAGCATAAAAGTTTAAGAAATTATAGGAAGCACCAAAGTCAACATTAAAATAAGAATCTTTTTGTATGTTACCGAAAACAATCGGATCAAATTCTCCAAATGAAGTTTCATCTAACTGGTTCTGAATTACTCCTGCATTGATACCAAACGACAGCTGATTTAAATCTATTTCATTTCTCGAAAAAAGAATATGATACGCATAAGTAAGTTTGATTCCTTTTTGAGAATGATACCCGTTTTTATCATTAAAAAGTATAACCCCTGCCCCTGATCGATCACCAATACGACCGTTAAAACTTAAAGTCTGAAGTGCTGGTGCATCTTCTTGACCAAACCATTGCTTACGCGCTGTTAATCTTAATTTTGCACAATTTGCCGCTCCCGCCATTGAAGGGTGTATTAAATAATAATTATCCGATAAATAATCAGAATAAACCGGAATTCCTTCTTGAGAATATGAGTATGAAAATATAAATAAAAGAAAAACTGAATATTTAATTTTAGAATACATTAAAAGTAGCTTTGTTTAAATAGATGTTAAAAACTTATATCGCTAATACACATTGGCAACTATTAGTGAGATACAGAAAATAATACGTTATTTTTATATTAAAAATCAAATATAACTATTAGTAGAAAATAACTTTAGTAAATTTGTGGAAAATTACTAAATCATGACAAAACTCACTATAAAAGAAACGCAAAACCCTGCTATATTAAAATTTGAATTCCCAGACTTTATTACTAAGAATGAGAGCTTTGAATTTAAAAACATTGATGAAGCTAAAAACTCTCCACTAGCACAAAAATTATTTTATTTACCGTTCGTAAAAACAGTATATATTTCAGGTAATTTTATTGCTATCGAAAGATATAATATTGTTGAATGGGATGATGTAAAAGAAGCAGTGGTAGAACAAATTGAAACATTTGTAAACGATGGTGGTACAATTCTATCTATTGATGAAAACAAGCCTAAGAAGCAACCTATAACTGTTTATGGCGAATCAACTCCAAATCCTGCAGCTCTAAAATTTGTAGTAAGCAGAATGTTGACAAAAAATGCAATTGAATACAAAAACATTGACCAAACTGCCTCTTCTCCACTAGCTAAAGAATTATTTAAATTCCCTTACGTAAAAGAGATTTTTATCGATGAAAACTACATCTCAGTAACTAAATATGAAATTAATGATTGGCAAGAAATCACTCTTGAGATAAGAACTTTCATTAAACAATATATTGAAAATGGAGGAACGGTTCTAGACGAAAGTTTAATCGAAGTAGCAACAAAAAATGATGTCACTAAAGATGAAGCTTTTGATAAATTAGATACTACTTCTCAACAAATTATAAATATCCTAGAAGAGTATGTAAAACCTGCTGTAGCTGCAGATGGTGGAAATATTGCTTTTGATTCTTATAATGATACTGACAAAACTGTAAAAGTGATTTTACAAGGAGCATGTAGCGGTTGCCCTTCATCAACATTTACACTAAAAAGCGGTATAGAGAACATGCTAAAAAGCATGCTAAATGACGAAAATATTAAAGTAGAAGCCGTAAATGCTTAACCAACTTTTATAACAATTTTAAAAGGCGCTTCACAGAAAGCGTCTTTTTTTTTACAAAAGCAAAAAAAATAAATCCAAATTACTTACTGTCAGTAAATTATAACTAATCCGTTAGCGTATTTCTTAAAAAAAAGATTAATATTGCATCCTATACTAACCAATAAGAACTATTATGGGATTATCATCATTTTTTAAGAATTTATTTGGCACAGCTAAAGAGTCGGCTACTGAATTAGCAAATCAAGCCGAAAACACATTTGAGCAAGCTAAAGAAGCTGCCGCACCATACATTGAAAAAGCGGAAACATTAGCCGAAGAAACAATCGAAAAAGTTAAGGAGGTATCTACTCCCTATCTTGAAAAAGCGGAAACATTTGCCGAAGAAACTATTGCCAAAGCCAAAGAAGTAGCTGCACCACATCTTGAAAAAGCAGAAACATTTGCTGGAGAAACCATAGAAAAAGTTAAAGAAGTAGCGGCTCCGTATCTTGAAAAAGCAGAAACATTAGCTGAAGAAACTATAGATAAGGTCAAAGAAGTAGCGGCTCCATATCTTGAAAAAACGGAAACAGTAACTGGAGAAACCATAGAAAAAGTAAAAGAAGTAGCTGCCCCTATATTAAATGATGCTGAAGAAAAAGTAGATCAAGCAAAAGATACTGTTGAGGAACTTACTGAAAAAGCTTCAGATGGTTTAAACAAAGTAATTGAGACTGTAAAGGAAAAAGCAAATACTACTACAATTACAGAAAAAGCAAAAGCGCTCGCTACTGACGCCATAAATGAAGCATCAGACGAATCCTTAAATAAATAGTTAAAGATAATAGTAATGTTTATTAATAAAAATAATTAATCTTTATCTTTGCCTAACTAATTTAGACCTTCTCATCGAGAAGGTTTTTTTATACTAAAAAAATGAATCTAAATCCCGATCAAATTAGCGGTTACGTTAACCAATTTATCCAAGTATTAGTTGATTATTCTCCTAAACTAATATCTGCCTTTCTTATTCTATTCATAGGGCTTTATATTATTCGTTTTGTCAATAGACTAATACGTCGTATAATGGAGAAAAGAAACTTGGACCCTACCCTAACTAACTTTCTAGGTGATATTTTATTATGGGCCTTAAGAATATTACTATTTGTATCATTTATTTCTAAACTAGGAATAGAAACATCGTCATTTGTTGCCATATTAGGAGCAATGGGTCTTGCTATTGGTTTGTCTCTTCAGGGATCTCTTTCTAATTTTGCTGGAGGTATGCTTATTATTCTTTTCAAGCCTTTTAAAGTTGGAGATACTATTGAAGCACAAGGCATTGTAGCAACTGTATCTGAAATACAGATATTTGTGACTAAATTATTTACTGCAAACAATCAAACGGTATTTATACCAAACGGAGCTTTATCTAATAACACAATTATTAATTACTCAATGCAAGGAGAACGTAGAGCCGACTTAACATTTGCAGTTGCTTATGATGCAGATATTAAAAAAGCCAAAGATATTCTTGAGAAAATTTTAAAGGATAATCCAAACGTGCTTAAGAATCCTACACCAGAAGTTTTTGTAAAAAACTTAACAAGTAGTTCTGTAGAATTTGCTGTACGCCCTTGGGCAAAAAAAGAAAATTACGGAACCGTTTTTTCTCAAACTCTAGAAGATTGCAAAATTGCTCTGGACGAAGCTGGAATTGCTATCCAACCTTACACATTACAAAAATAAGATAACTTTTTATTGTTTTTTAGAAGTAGTAATTATAAAGTCTTTTAAATAATACGGTTCAAAATAAGCGACATCTATAGTGTCGCTTTTTTTGTATTTATCATAACTTATAATACTCATTTCTTTTGCTGAAGGATATTTAATATCTTCCAGAAAAATAAAATTTTCTTTTGTTAAAACTGCTTTACATTTTTCAGCACAATCACCCACGAAATAAAGTGTTTCGTTGAATTCCTCAAAAGAATTTTCGGTAATTATTTCAGCTAAAATTTCTCTTTGTTTTTCAAACTTTGCATTAAATACAGCACTATATACTTCCATACGTCTAGCATCTAGCATCGGAACAATTAAACCGTCACTAATCTTTGCTTGAGAAGCCAATGATTGCAATGTATCAACTGCTATTAACGGAATCTCTAATGCAAAACACAATCCTTTTGCTGCCGAAACCCCGATACGTAATCCTGTATAAGAACCTGGGCCTTGACTAACTGCAATTGCAACTAAATCTTGAAAAGAAATACCGGCTTCTTGAATACATTCTTCGATAAATACATGTAATCTTTCTGCGTGAGAATACCCTTCATCAGAGATTTCTTTACACAAAATTATTTCTCCTTCATTTGCTAAAGCAACAGAACAGTTCTTTGTAGCAGTTTCAATATTAAGAATATAAGCCAAACTAATTTTATATTTTATGGGAACAAAAAACAATCTAGTCCTATCATAGAACTAGATTGTCTTGTCATTATTATTTTTTTACTTTTTCAGATTTAAGACTAACTTTATCACCTGAGTTCAAATCTTTAGAAACTGTTGTGTACGGTCCTGTTATTACCATATCTCCAGCCTTAAGTCCTGACATCACTTCGATATTTGTATCGTCTTGAATTCCTGTTTTTATGATTCTAATTTTAGCTTTATCTCCGTCTTTAACAAAAACACATTCGAATTTTTTGTCATTTTTAGGAGCTATTTTTTTATCATTAGGATCTTCGATTTTAATTTCTTTTACTGCTGTAGTATCCGATTTTACAACTACTGAACTTATAGGCACTGCTAGAACATTCTTTTTTGTATTTGTAATAATATCAACCGTAGCAGTCATCCCTGGTCTAAAAGGAGAATATGCTTCTGGCTTTCCTTCTATTAAATCTTGATAAGACTCTTTTAAGATTCTAACTTTAACTTTAAAATTAGTTACCTGATCAGATGTTAAAGTACTACTTGCTGAATTAGAAATACTAGTTACTATACCTTTAAATTGTTTTTTTAGGTAAGCATCTACTTCTACATTTGCTTCGTCTCCAACTTTAATTTTCACAATATCATTTTCGTTTACATCTACTTCAACTTCCATGTTGTTTAAGTTTGCAACTCTTAAAATTTCGGTTCCTGCCATTTGTTGGGTTCCTAAAACTCGCTCTCCAAGTTCAACATTAAGTACTGATATTGTTCCATCTGCAGGAGCATAAATAGTAGTACGTCTTAAATTATCCTTAGCTTCAATTACAGATGCTTCAGCACTTTGTACTGCAAAATAAGCGTTTTGTTTGGTTGCTTTTGCAACTTCAAAAGATGCAACTACTTTATCCCAATCAGACTTAGAAATTATTCCTTTCTCAAATAACTTTTTATTTCTATCATAATTAGCCTTTGCTTCTTTAAGAGAAGCATCTGCTTGACTTAAACTAGCTTTAGTTCCTGACAAATTAGAGACTGTTCGGTTGAAACTAGAGGTATATAAATCAGGATTTATTTTTACCAACAAATCTCCTTTCTTAACAACTTGCCCTTCTTTAACATTAAGTGCAATAATTTCTCCCGAAACTTCAGATGAGATTTTCACTTCTATTTCAGGCTGAATTTTTCCTGTTGCCGAAACAGTTTCTACAATAGTTGACGCTACTACTTTTGCAACTTCTACTTCTGTACCAGCATCTTTATTTCCTATTACTCCCGCTTTCGAAAATCCTATCAAGGCCGCAATGATTATAACGACACCTCCTAATAAAAAGTAAATTGTTTTTTTTGACATAATAAACTAGTTTTTAACTATCGGAACAATAGGAATTCCAAAATAGAATTCTAATATTTTTGTTTTAAAGATATAATCGTATTTTGTTCTAATTACTTCTGATTGCGCATTAGTAAGTAGTGTTTGCGATTGATTAAAATCAAAAGCATTCATTAAACCTACTGCAAATTTTTCTTTTGCATAATCGTATGCACCTTGTCTTGCTTCCAAAGCTACTACCGCTGCTTCATGTGCATTTAATGCTCCTTTAGTATCTGTAAACGCAGTGTAAACATTACGTTGCAAATCTAAGTTTTTTTGCTCTAAATCAATTTTAGATTTCTCTAAACTTACTTTATTACGCTCTACATTATTTCTTACAGAGAATCCGTTAAATATTGGTATGTTTAATTGAACTCCAAAAGACTGTCCTTTATTATCACTAAATTGATCCAAAATTGGCGCTGCACTTCCTAA
This region includes:
- a CDS encoding gamma carbonic anhydrase family protein, which produces MLIKSVNGKTPNIPNDCYVAENATIVGDVSFGDSCSVWFNAVIRGDVNFIKIGDKVNIQDGAVIHCTYQKHPTIIGNNVSIGHNAIVHGCTIHDNVLIGMGAIVMDNCIVESNAIVAAGAVVTQNTIVASGSIYAGVPAKKVKDIDQSNFAGEIERISNNYVMYSSWFKEGEE
- a CDS encoding efflux RND transporter periplasmic adaptor subunit is translated as MSKKTIYFLLGGVVIIIAALIGFSKAGVIGNKDAGTEVEVAKVVASTIVETVSATGKIQPEIEVKISSEVSGEIIALNVKEGQVVKKGDLLVKINPDLYTSSFNRTVSNLSGTKASLSQADASLKEAKANYDRNKKLFEKGIISKSDWDKVVASFEVAKATKQNAYFAVQSAEASVIEAKDNLRRTTIYAPADGTISVLNVELGERVLGTQQMAGTEILRVANLNNMEVEVDVNENDIVKIKVGDEANVEVDAYLKKQFKGIVTSISNSASSTLTSDQVTNFKVKVRILKESYQDLIEGKPEAYSPFRPGMTATVDIITNTKKNVLAVPISSVVVKSDTTAVKEIKIEDPNDKKIAPKNDKKFECVFVKDGDKAKIRIIKTGIQDDTNIEVMSGLKAGDMVITGPYTTVSKDLNSGDKVSLKSEKVKK
- the murI gene encoding glutamate racemase, which codes for MTNNNPIGVFDSGIGGTSIWSAIHQLLPNEKTIYLADSKNAPYGQKSKDEIISLSKKNVDFLLGMDCKLIVIACNTATTNAIKELREQYTIPFIGIEPAIKPAAINSITHTIGILATQGTLNSALFNKATEMYQDVKIIEQVGHGLVQLIENGDLNSPEMTQLLESYLKPMIEANIDYLVLGCSHYPYLIPQIEKILPKHIHIIDSGEAVAKQTQNILQKKVGLNDGVATEPIFYSNSNPKVLSDILGNKYTVLEKDF
- a CDS encoding PorP/SprF family type IX secretion system membrane protein; the encoded protein is MYSKIKYSVFLLFIFSYSYSQEGIPVYSDYLSDNYYLIHPSMAGAANCAKLRLTARKQWFGQEDAPALQTLSFNGRIGDRSGAGVILFNDKNGYHSQKGIKLTYAYHILFSRNEIDLNQLSFGINAGVIQNQLDETSFGEFDPIVFGNIQKDSYFNVDFGASYNFLNFYAHATVQGAVETRRQIYTDFESDNLRKYLLSAGYVFGNKRKLLWEPSVLFQLFDKTKEKLIDFNLKAYKNMDFGNLWAGLSYRRSLDGAQYYNGSGVSTQKLQYITPILGVNYKNFMFAYTYSQVTGNVKFDNGAYHQITLGINLFCKREKYDCDCPAIN
- a CDS encoding NifU family protein; this translates as MTKLTIKETQNPAILKFEFPDFITKNESFEFKNIDEAKNSPLAQKLFYLPFVKTVYISGNFIAIERYNIVEWDDVKEAVVEQIETFVNDGGTILSIDENKPKKQPITVYGESTPNPAALKFVVSRMLTKNAIEYKNIDQTASSPLAKELFKFPYVKEIFIDENYISVTKYEINDWQEITLEIRTFIKQYIENGGTVLDESLIEVATKNDVTKDEAFDKLDTTSQQIINILEEYVKPAVAADGGNIAFDSYNDTDKTVKVILQGACSGCPSSTFTLKSGIENMLKSMLNDENIKVEAVNA
- the tsaB gene encoding tRNA (adenosine(37)-N6)-threonylcarbamoyltransferase complex dimerization subunit type 1 TsaB — encoded protein: MAYILNIETATKNCSVALANEGEIILCKEISDEGYSHAERLHVFIEECIQEAGISFQDLVAIAVSQGPGSYTGLRIGVSAAKGLCFALEIPLIAVDTLQSLASQAKISDGLIVPMLDARRMEVYSAVFNAKFEKQREILAEIITENSFEEFNETLYFVGDCAEKCKAVLTKENFIFLEDIKYPSAKEMSIISYDKYKKSDTIDVAYFEPYYLKDFIITTSKKQ
- a CDS encoding mechanosensitive ion channel family protein — its product is MNLNPDQISGYVNQFIQVLVDYSPKLISAFLILFIGLYIIRFVNRLIRRIMEKRNLDPTLTNFLGDILLWALRILLFVSFISKLGIETSSFVAILGAMGLAIGLSLQGSLSNFAGGMLIILFKPFKVGDTIEAQGIVATVSEIQIFVTKLFTANNQTVFIPNGALSNNTIINYSMQGERRADLTFAVAYDADIKKAKDILEKILKDNPNVLKNPTPEVFVKNLTSSSVEFAVRPWAKKENYGTVFSQTLEDCKIALDEAGIAIQPYTLQK